The Neobacillus sp. OS1-2 genome includes a window with the following:
- the murG gene encoding undecaprenyldiphospho-muramoylpentapeptide beta-N-acetylglucosaminyltransferase yields MKIVVSGGGTGGHIYPALALIREIQKENKDAEFLYIGTVNGLESKIVPRENIAFKSIHITGFKRKLSIENVKTVFRFLKGVKDSKRILKEFKPDIVIGTGGYVCGPVVYAAHKLRIPTIIHEQNSVPGLTNKFLSRYVNKIAICFEEAKAYFPSDKIAFTGNPRASEVIGKDGIKGRLSAGLSTTKPAVLIFGGSRGARPINESVVKAFAELAEKPYQILYITGDVHYEDVKKEVELVGSPNNVVIKPFIHNMPEVLAGIDLVVSRAGATTLAEITSLGIPSILVPSPYVTNNHQEKNARSLSDHGAAELLLEKDLNNKSLVNHIDRILLNKDNLQDMKLKAKKMGVPDSASRLYAVMKQLIKK; encoded by the coding sequence ATGAAAATAGTAGTTAGCGGTGGCGGGACTGGTGGACATATTTATCCTGCACTCGCACTGATCAGAGAAATTCAAAAAGAGAACAAAGATGCTGAGTTTCTATACATAGGTACAGTAAATGGATTGGAGAGTAAAATCGTTCCTAGGGAAAATATTGCATTTAAATCAATCCATATTACCGGATTTAAAAGAAAGCTTTCCATCGAAAATGTCAAAACGGTTTTTCGTTTTCTAAAAGGTGTGAAGGACAGCAAAAGAATACTAAAAGAATTTAAGCCTGACATTGTTATTGGAACGGGAGGATATGTGTGCGGGCCTGTTGTGTATGCTGCACATAAGCTGCGGATTCCAACAATTATTCATGAGCAAAATAGTGTACCGGGTCTGACCAACAAGTTCTTAAGCCGGTATGTAAATAAAATTGCTATTTGTTTCGAGGAAGCAAAAGCATATTTCCCTAGTGATAAAATTGCTTTCACGGGGAATCCGCGGGCTTCCGAGGTCATTGGCAAGGATGGAATAAAAGGCCGTCTATCAGCAGGTCTTAGCACAACTAAACCTGCTGTCCTCATCTTCGGTGGCAGCCGTGGTGCACGGCCAATCAACGAGTCGGTCGTGAAAGCCTTCGCTGAATTGGCTGAAAAACCCTATCAGATTCTCTATATTACAGGTGACGTCCATTATGAAGATGTCAAGAAGGAAGTAGAATTAGTTGGCAGTCCAAACAATGTAGTGATAAAGCCGTTTATTCACAATATGCCGGAAGTTCTTGCTGGAATTGATTTGGTTGTATCAAGAGCGGGAGCAACTACTCTTGCCGAAATTACTTCACTTGGTATTCCAAGCATCCTTGTCCCAAGTCCGTATGTGACAAATAATCATCAAGAAAAAAATGCCCGGTCATTAAGTGATCATGGTGCCGCAGAATTGCTTTTAGAAAAGGATCTAAATAATAAAAGTCTTGTGAATCACATTGATCGAATTCTCCTGAATAAGGATAATTTACAAGACATGAAACTAAAAGCTAAAAAAATGGGTGTCCCGGATTCAGCTAGCAGACTTTACGCTGTAATGAAACAACTTATTAAAAAGTAA
- a CDS encoding UDP-N-acetylmuramoyl-L-alanyl-D-glutamate--2,6-diaminopimelate ligase: MRLQKLLEYLHPIHPYMGEDPEITSIENDNRKVQKGSLFICINGYTVDGHDFAASAVNNGAAAILAERPLDLDVPIVVVNDTTRAMAVLADSFYGQPTKRLQLIGITGTNGKTTTSHLVEKIFADTGKTTGLIGTMYTKIAEKTLETKNTTPESLTLQKTFHHMVEAGVSHAVMEVSSHALDLGRVHGCDFDIAVFTNLTQDHLDYHKTMAEYKRAKSMLFAQLGNSFDKNKPKFAVLNADDPASEMFSRSTAAHVVTYGIDQKADLQAQNIQMTPKGTNFDLVMKGAIYPVHMQLIGKFSVYNVLASITVALVSGIEIHTIIHSIEDVEGVAGRFELVNAGQEFTVIVDYAHTPDSLENVLKTIQHFAQNRVFVIVGCGGDRDRTKRPLMAQIACNWATDPIFTSDNPRSEDPLAILKEMETGVEGKSYQVIPDRREAIHSAVRQAEAGDIILIAGKGHETYQTIGNVVHDFDDRIVAREAIEGR, translated from the coding sequence ATGAGGTTACAAAAGCTGCTTGAATATTTGCATCCGATCCATCCTTATATGGGGGAAGACCCGGAAATCACTTCAATTGAAAATGATAACCGGAAGGTGCAAAAAGGGAGCTTGTTTATTTGTATTAATGGCTATACTGTGGATGGGCATGATTTTGCAGCGTCTGCTGTTAATAATGGGGCTGCAGCAATCCTTGCTGAGCGTCCGTTAGACCTGGATGTACCTATAGTCGTTGTTAACGATACAACAAGAGCTATGGCAGTGCTAGCTGATAGCTTTTACGGACAGCCAACGAAAAGGCTGCAATTAATTGGCATCACAGGAACAAACGGAAAAACGACCACCAGTCACTTGGTTGAAAAAATATTTGCCGATACTGGGAAAACAACAGGCTTGATCGGTACCATGTATACGAAGATTGCCGAAAAGACATTGGAAACAAAAAACACAACTCCAGAAAGCCTGACACTTCAAAAAACATTTCACCATATGGTAGAGGCTGGTGTCAGTCATGCGGTAATGGAGGTTTCATCGCATGCCCTTGACTTAGGCAGGGTCCACGGATGTGATTTTGATATTGCTGTTTTTACTAACCTTACACAGGATCATCTTGATTACCATAAAACGATGGCGGAATATAAGCGGGCAAAAAGTATGTTGTTTGCCCAGCTTGGCAACTCCTTCGATAAAAACAAACCGAAATTTGCAGTCTTAAATGCAGATGACCCCGCATCAGAAATGTTTAGCAGGTCAACGGCTGCACATGTGGTTACATACGGAATAGATCAGAAGGCAGATCTGCAAGCTCAAAATATTCAAATGACACCAAAAGGAACAAATTTTGATCTTGTTATGAAGGGTGCCATCTATCCGGTTCACATGCAATTAATTGGTAAATTTAGCGTTTATAATGTTTTAGCAAGTATTACCGTTGCGTTAGTTTCAGGCATTGAGATTCATACTATCATCCATTCTATCGAAGATGTTGAAGGGGTGGCTGGCAGGTTTGAACTTGTTAATGCAGGCCAGGAATTTACGGTAATAGTTGATTATGCCCATACACCTGACAGTCTAGAAAATGTATTAAAAACCATTCAACATTTCGCGCAGAATCGGGTTTTCGTTATTGTTGGCTGTGGGGGAGATCGGGATCGTACCAAACGGCCATTGATGGCACAAATTGCCTGTAATTGGGCAACAGACCCTATTTTCACCTCGGATAATCCAAGAAGTGAAGATCCGCTAGCAATATTGAAGGAAATGGAAACAGGTGTCGAAGGGAAATCATACCAAGTCATACCTGATCGAAGAGAAGCGATTCATTCGGCTGTCCGTCAGGCAGAAGCGGGAGATATTATTTTAATCGCTGGAAAAGGTCATGAAACCTATCAAACCATTGGCAATGTCGTTCATGATTTTGATGACCGAATTGTAGCCAGGGAAGCAATTGAGGGGAGATAG
- the spoVE gene encoding stage V sporulation protein E: MIVTFTLLAIGLIMVYSASAIWAEFKFDDSFFFAKRQTLFAGVGVAAMFFIMNINYWTWRTWAKTILIVCFVLLVLVLIPGIGNVRNGSRSWIGVGAFSIQPSEFMKLAMIAFLAKYLSERQKLITSFKKGLVPSLGLAFIAFAMIMLQPDLGTGTVMMGTCVVMIFIAGARVRHFALLGLLGVAGFVGLIASAPYRIKRITSFLDPWSDPLGSGFQIIQSLYAIGPGGLFGLGLGESRQKFFYLPEPQTNFIFAILSEELGFIGGSFILLLFALLLWRGIRIALGAPDLYGSFLAVGIIAMVAIQVMINIGVVTGLMPVTGITLPFLSYGGSSLTLMLMAIGVLLNISRYSRY; encoded by the coding sequence ATGATTGTCACTTTTACGCTGCTGGCAATAGGGCTCATTATGGTTTACAGCGCGAGTGCAATATGGGCTGAATTTAAATTTGATGATTCCTTTTTCTTTGCTAAAAGGCAAACCTTATTCGCCGGTGTCGGGGTTGCTGCCATGTTTTTTATTATGAACATTAACTATTGGACATGGAGAACTTGGGCCAAAACCATATTAATTGTTTGCTTTGTTTTGTTAGTGCTAGTCTTGATACCTGGTATTGGGAATGTTCGCAATGGCTCAAGAAGCTGGATAGGAGTAGGCGCGTTTTCGATTCAGCCTTCAGAATTTATGAAACTGGCGATGATTGCTTTTCTGGCAAAATACCTTTCAGAGCGGCAAAAGCTAATTACTTCTTTTAAAAAAGGACTTGTCCCTTCGTTGGGCCTTGCTTTTATTGCTTTTGCTATGATCATGCTCCAGCCTGATTTGGGTACAGGAACGGTTATGATGGGAACCTGCGTGGTGATGATATTTATTGCCGGTGCACGCGTCAGACATTTTGCTCTTCTGGGACTATTGGGTGTGGCGGGGTTTGTTGGCTTAATTGCTTCCGCTCCATATCGAATAAAGAGGATCACTTCGTTTTTGGATCCTTGGTCAGATCCATTAGGCAGTGGGTTTCAAATAATTCAATCCCTTTATGCAATCGGCCCCGGAGGTTTATTCGGTCTTGGTCTTGGTGAAAGCAGGCAGAAGTTCTTTTACTTACCAGAACCGCAAACAAACTTTATCTTTGCCATTCTTTCCGAAGAATTAGGGTTTATTGGCGGCTCTTTTATCCTGCTCTTGTTCGCACTATTGTTATGGCGTGGAATCCGCATTGCACTTGGGGCTCCAGATTTATATGGTAGCTTTCTTGCTGTGGGAATTATCGCCATGGTGGCCATCCAAGTGATGATTAATATCGGTGTTGTTACCGGACTAATGCCGGTAACTGGTATAACACTGCCATTTTTAAGCTATGGGGGCTCCTCATTAACCTTGATGTTGATGGCTATCGGTGTTCTCCTAAATATTAGCCGTTATTCAAGATATTAA
- a CDS encoding penicillin-binding protein encodes MNKKQPYMNVGAAILFAIFGLLFFVLICRYFSIQISGEVSGQPLAAKAQQKYGREGILPAERGIIFDRNGELVAEDTAAYTLIAILDKKMTVNPKKPKHVKDLNKTAQELSKYINMEETEIYKILTTGKEKKRFQVEFGKAGRDISYDTKKKIEDLELPGITFSRDSKRFYPNGIFASHLVGYAEIEKKKDGTYVKQKDGTYKVEGKMGIEQAFNDELTGKNGKINYEGDLWGYILPDGKEKITPAQDGNDVYLTIDQKIQAFLEDAMDNVVKEYKPKKIIALVADPKTGEILAMGQRPSFHPKTKEGIDKSWHNEAIETSFEPGSTMKIFTLAAAVQEKVFNPNEIYPSGSYRVTEKSQVIHDHNYSGWGPITFLEGVQRSSNTAFARIANEKLGFDKFREYLTKFGFDKPTGIELPNETSGKIQYTYPIEKVTTAYGQGTAITPIQQIQAATAIANDGKMVKPHVVEKIVNHDTGETIKKMTPEVVSTPISAETAKEVRDILETVVTSPKGTGGLYKLDGYSVAGKTGTANIPGPNGKYLTGTDNYIFSFLGMAPKDNPKLIVYVAVQQPEGLENYGQGAIPVSMIFNPVMKNSLHYLNIQPSMLEKAVVNKLPNLKGQATEEAVKNLKENGFETVVLGNGTKVIGQLPKAGTTVLEGEKIVIQTEGDLTAPDMTGWSLRDVMKVSTIAGIKLTSKGQGYVTKQNITPNTLLKSGDFLIVDLITPEEQWNAEMKTTKDETGKKKDEQDKKVQD; translated from the coding sequence ATGAACAAGAAACAGCCATATATGAATGTAGGAGCAGCGATATTGTTTGCGATATTCGGCCTGCTCTTTTTTGTATTGATCTGCAGGTATTTTTCGATTCAAATTTCTGGGGAAGTTAGCGGACAGCCACTTGCAGCAAAAGCTCAACAAAAATATGGCCGGGAGGGAATCCTTCCAGCCGAGCGTGGGATCATCTTTGACCGTAATGGTGAATTGGTGGCCGAGGATACAGCAGCCTATACTCTTATCGCAATTCTAGATAAAAAAATGACTGTGAATCCCAAAAAACCGAAACATGTAAAGGATCTTAATAAAACAGCACAGGAGCTTTCCAAGTATATAAATATGGAAGAAACAGAGATTTATAAAATCCTAACCACTGGGAAAGAAAAGAAAAGGTTCCAAGTCGAATTCGGTAAGGCAGGAAGAGATATTTCCTATGATACAAAGAAAAAAATAGAAGACCTTGAGCTCCCTGGTATCACATTTTCAAGGGATTCAAAACGTTTCTATCCAAATGGAATCTTTGCTTCACATTTAGTTGGATATGCTGAAATAGAGAAAAAAAAGGATGGGACTTACGTCAAACAAAAGGATGGAACCTACAAAGTAGAAGGAAAAATGGGAATTGAACAAGCCTTCAATGATGAATTAACAGGGAAAAATGGAAAAATTAATTATGAGGGAGATTTGTGGGGCTATATTCTTCCTGATGGCAAAGAAAAGATCACCCCAGCGCAGGACGGAAACGATGTATATTTGACAATCGACCAAAAAATCCAAGCCTTTTTGGAAGATGCCATGGATAATGTGGTGAAGGAATATAAACCGAAGAAAATCATCGCACTTGTGGCAGACCCGAAAACAGGGGAAATTTTGGCAATGGGTCAGCGTCCATCATTCCATCCGAAAACAAAAGAAGGAATTGATAAAAGTTGGCATAACGAAGCAATTGAAACGTCATTTGAACCAGGTTCAACCATGAAGATTTTTACCCTTGCAGCTGCCGTTCAAGAAAAAGTGTTTAACCCAAATGAAATCTATCCATCCGGTTCTTATCGGGTTACCGAGAAATCTCAAGTCATTCATGATCATAATTACTCCGGCTGGGGACCGATTACTTTTCTTGAAGGTGTTCAACGATCTTCGAATACAGCTTTTGCAAGAATTGCTAATGAAAAATTGGGGTTTGACAAATTTAGGGAATATTTAACTAAATTTGGATTTGATAAACCAACAGGAATCGAACTTCCGAATGAAACATCAGGAAAAATTCAATATACCTATCCAATAGAAAAAGTCACTACCGCTTATGGTCAAGGAACAGCGATTACACCGATTCAACAAATTCAAGCAGCTACTGCAATTGCGAATGATGGAAAAATGGTAAAGCCGCATGTGGTTGAAAAGATTGTTAATCATGATACTGGTGAAACAATTAAAAAAATGACACCAGAGGTTGTATCAACGCCAATTTCTGCGGAGACGGCGAAGGAAGTAAGAGATATATTGGAAACAGTTGTTACCTCTCCAAAAGGTACTGGAGGACTATATAAACTTGATGGTTACAGTGTGGCAGGTAAGACAGGGACTGCTAATATCCCTGGACCTAATGGAAAATATTTAACTGGTACAGATAATTATATATTTTCATTTTTAGGCATGGCACCCAAAGATAATCCTAAATTAATTGTTTATGTGGCAGTTCAACAGCCTGAAGGATTAGAAAATTATGGGCAAGGAGCGATTCCTGTTTCAATGATTTTTAATCCTGTGATGAAGAACAGTCTGCATTACTTAAATATCCAACCATCTATGCTTGAAAAGGCTGTAGTTAATAAACTACCTAATCTTAAGGGACAAGCGACCGAGGAAGCTGTAAAGAATCTAAAAGAAAATGGCTTTGAAACAGTTGTGCTCGGCAATGGAACAAAAGTTATTGGACAGCTGCCAAAAGCCGGGACGACTGTTTTGGAAGGTGAAAAGATAGTCATCCAAACCGAAGGTGATCTGACGGCACCGGATATGACAGGATGGTCACTTAGGGATGTTATGAAAGTTTCTACCATTGCCGGAATAAAATTAACTTCAAAAGGTCAGGGATATGTCACTAAGCAAAATATTACGCCAAACACTCTCTTAAAGAGTGGGGATTTCCTTATTGTTGATTTAATAACCCCTGAAGAACAATGGAATGCAGAAATGAAAACAACAAAAGATGAAACTGGAAAAAAGAAGGATGAACAAGATAAGAAAGTGCAAGATTAA
- the mraY gene encoding phospho-N-acetylmuramoyl-pentapeptide-transferase, with translation MKEQVIFFTIIMGFLISVLLSPLFIPFLRRLKFGQSIREEGPKSHQKKSGTPTMGGVMILFSIIITTLVMIGKYSDQIPVTALLLIFVTFGFGLLGFLDDFIKVVLKRNLGLTSRQKLLGQIIISVIFYLIYKHTGLSTEINLPFWDYSIDLGWAYVFFIIFWLVGFSNAVNLTDGLDGLVSGTAAIAFGAFAVLAWNQNNFEIAVFSVAVVGAVLGFLVFNAHPAKVFMGDTGSLALGGAIAGIAILTKLEILLIIIGGVFVIETLSVILQVASFKTTGKRIFRMSPLHHHYELVGWSEWRVVVTFWSVGLLFAILGIYIEVWL, from the coding sequence ATGAAGGAGCAAGTTATTTTTTTCACAATTATCATGGGGTTCCTCATTTCAGTTTTACTTTCTCCCCTTTTTATTCCCTTCTTAAGAAGGTTGAAATTTGGACAAAGCATTCGGGAAGAAGGACCAAAATCACATCAAAAAAAATCAGGTACGCCAACAATGGGCGGTGTCATGATTTTATTCTCGATCATCATTACCACTTTGGTCATGATTGGGAAATACTCGGATCAAATTCCGGTTACAGCATTATTACTTATATTTGTGACATTTGGGTTCGGTTTACTCGGGTTTTTAGATGATTTTATCAAAGTGGTTTTGAAACGAAATCTAGGCCTAACTTCAAGGCAAAAGCTTTTAGGCCAAATTATTATTTCCGTTATCTTTTATTTAATCTATAAACATACAGGACTATCCACAGAAATTAATCTTCCATTTTGGGATTACTCGATTGATTTAGGCTGGGCATATGTATTTTTTATCATCTTCTGGCTTGTGGGATTCTCAAACGCAGTGAACCTTACGGACGGACTGGATGGTTTGGTATCAGGCACAGCGGCGATTGCTTTTGGAGCATTTGCTGTACTGGCGTGGAACCAAAATAATTTTGAAATTGCTGTTTTCTCGGTTGCTGTAGTTGGTGCAGTCTTAGGGTTTTTGGTTTTTAATGCCCATCCGGCAAAAGTATTTATGGGTGATACAGGATCGCTTGCACTCGGCGGTGCCATTGCAGGAATTGCCATTTTAACAAAACTTGAGATCCTGCTCATTATTATCGGCGGCGTTTTTGTCATCGAAACATTGTCCGTGATTCTTCAGGTTGCTTCTTTCAAGACCACAGGGAAACGAATTTTTCGAATGAGTCCCTTACACCATCATTATGAATTGGTGGGCTGGTCGGAGTGGCGGGTAGTCGTTACATTTTGGAGTGTTGGTTTATTATTTGCGATACTAGGTATCTATATCGAGGTGTGGTTGTAA
- the murD gene encoding UDP-N-acetylmuramoyl-L-alanine--D-glutamate ligase, producing the protein MRQIESYQHKKILVLGLAKSGVTAATLLHKLGAFVTVNDKKPLSENPEAQGLLEQGIKVICGEHPIGLLDEGFELIVKNPGIPYHNPLIEGAIEKGIPVITEVELAYEISEAPFIAITGTNGKTTTTTLLFEMLKTGKKQPLIAGNIGTVASGVAEEATKDNTIVIELSSFQLMGIESFNPKIAIITNLYDAHLDYHGTRQEYIRAKANITKNQTELEYLIINADQEETMEIARQSKANIIPFSTKKELTEGAFLRDGWIMFNCEKVMNIDEIALPGVHNLENILSSMAAAKLSGVENNAIQEVLRTFTGVRHRLQYVANVNGRRVYNDSKATNSLATIKALAAFEAPVILLAGGLDRGNEFDELLPYLKHVKVLVTFGQTAPKIERIGREAGIKIINRVDNVEKAVPEAYRYSESGDVILLSPACASWDQYKSFEVRGDIFIEAVHKLK; encoded by the coding sequence GTGAGACAGATTGAATCGTATCAACATAAAAAAATTCTAGTGCTTGGATTGGCCAAAAGCGGTGTAACAGCCGCTACTTTGCTACATAAGCTTGGAGCATTTGTAACAGTCAACGATAAAAAGCCATTATCGGAAAATCCCGAAGCACAAGGGTTATTAGAGCAAGGGATTAAGGTGATTTGTGGTGAACATCCAATTGGACTGCTTGATGAGGGATTCGAACTGATTGTAAAAAATCCGGGAATTCCCTATCATAATCCATTGATTGAAGGGGCTATTGAAAAGGGAATCCCTGTCATTACGGAAGTAGAGCTTGCGTATGAAATTTCCGAAGCGCCATTTATTGCTATTACTGGAACGAATGGAAAGACTACTACAACAACACTACTTTTTGAAATGTTGAAAACAGGAAAGAAGCAGCCATTAATTGCCGGGAATATTGGGACAGTGGCTTCTGGTGTGGCTGAAGAGGCTACAAAGGATAATACCATTGTCATCGAATTATCCTCATTCCAGTTAATGGGAATCGAATCTTTTAATCCGAAAATTGCGATCATAACAAACCTTTATGATGCACATTTGGATTATCACGGAACACGGCAGGAATACATTCGTGCTAAAGCGAATATTACGAAAAACCAGACAGAGCTGGAATATTTAATCATAAACGCCGACCAAGAAGAAACAATGGAAATCGCACGGCAATCTAAAGCCAATATCATCCCGTTTTCCACAAAGAAAGAATTAACGGAAGGTGCTTTTCTGCGAGATGGCTGGATTATGTTTAATTGTGAAAAAGTAATGAATATCGATGAAATAGCCTTACCAGGGGTACATAATCTAGAAAATATCTTATCTTCCATGGCTGCAGCTAAACTTTCGGGGGTCGAAAATAACGCAATCCAAGAGGTGCTCAGAACCTTTACTGGTGTCAGGCACCGTTTGCAATATGTTGCTAATGTTAATGGGCGAAGGGTCTATAATGATTCAAAGGCGACGAATAGTTTAGCGACGATCAAGGCGCTGGCTGCGTTTGAAGCACCCGTGATCCTGCTTGCAGGAGGGCTTGATCGCGGTAATGAATTTGATGAATTGCTTCCCTATTTGAAACATGTGAAGGTGTTAGTCACTTTTGGTCAAACTGCCCCTAAGATTGAGCGGATCGGTCGAGAGGCGGGAATAAAAATAATCAACCGTGTCGATAATGTGGAAAAGGCAGTGCCTGAAGCATATCGATACTCCGAATCGGGGGACGTCATATTATTGTCTCCTGCCTGCGCCAGTTGGGATCAATATAAAAGTTTTGAAGTCAGGGGAGACATTTTTATCGAAGCGGTGCATAAGCTTAAATAA
- a CDS encoding stage V sporulation protein D, giving the protein MRVSNVTVRKRLMIALFVGILTFLIIDVRLGYVQFILGDMLTDGAKGSWSRNIPFEPERGKIVDRNGVPLATNISAPTVYVIPKQVKDPAATAEKLAAVLDMPKEKAYRDITKGASSVRIKEGRKISHEKAKEIRALDLEGVYIGEDSKRHYPNGSYLSHVLGFTGVDNQGLMGLEKYYDKELSGERGAVKFYANAKGERMNDMADDYEHPINGLDLKLTIDSKIETIIERELDIAEAKYNPDGIVAIAMNPNSGEILGMSSRPTFDPANFRNVPQEVYNRNLPVWSTYEPGSTFKIITLAAALNEGKVDLEKDHFHDSGSVQVAGARLKCWKRGGHGSQTFLEVVQNSCNPGFVELGDRLGKDKLFKYIKDFGFGQKTGIDLQGEGTGILFNLNRVGPVEQATTAFGQGVSVTPIQQVTAVSAAVNGGILYKPFIAKELIDPVTNEVVMRNTPVEKRRVITEETSKEIRNALESVVAQGTGGKAFVEGYRVGGKTGTAQKAQGGRYLENNYIVSFVGFAPADDPQIVVYVAVDNPKGVTAFGGTISAPIVGNIMKDGLSAMGIEPRKDQIEKEIKWPDTPLLTLPDFVGLTKSELQEQMINLKVDASGEGDVVVKQSPEPGTKVKEGSKVRLYFGNGE; this is encoded by the coding sequence ATGCGTGTTTCTAATGTAACTGTCCGTAAACGGCTTATGATTGCTCTATTCGTTGGCATCCTTACCTTCTTAATAATTGATGTTCGGCTGGGGTATGTCCAATTTATCCTTGGTGACATGCTGACTGATGGAGCAAAAGGATCTTGGAGCCGGAATATCCCTTTTGAACCTGAGCGAGGCAAAATAGTTGATCGGAATGGGGTACCGTTAGCAACGAATATTAGTGCCCCTACTGTTTATGTGATTCCAAAACAGGTAAAAGACCCGGCAGCGACGGCTGAAAAGTTAGCAGCAGTGCTGGATATGCCAAAGGAAAAAGCATATCGGGACATAACAAAGGGTGCTTCGTCCGTCCGGATTAAGGAAGGCAGAAAAATATCTCACGAAAAGGCAAAGGAAATTAGAGCCCTTGATCTTGAAGGTGTTTACATTGGAGAAGATTCAAAACGGCATTATCCAAATGGGAGTTATCTTTCCCACGTTCTAGGATTTACAGGGGTGGACAACCAAGGATTAATGGGACTTGAAAAGTACTACGACAAAGAGCTAAGTGGTGAACGCGGAGCAGTAAAATTTTACGCCAATGCCAAGGGTGAAAGAATGAATGATATGGCTGACGATTATGAGCATCCCATAAACGGCCTTGATTTGAAACTAACGATTGATTCAAAAATAGAGACAATTATCGAAAGGGAACTGGATATTGCTGAAGCAAAATATAATCCAGATGGAATTGTAGCGATTGCTATGAATCCAAATAGCGGCGAAATATTAGGAATGTCAAGCAGACCGACATTTGACCCGGCTAACTTCCGCAATGTTCCACAAGAGGTTTATAACCGGAATCTTCCAGTATGGTCAACGTATGAGCCAGGTTCTACCTTTAAAATTATTACCCTTGCCGCAGCACTGAATGAAGGAAAGGTTGACTTGGAAAAAGATCATTTTCATGATTCAGGGTCAGTACAAGTTGCTGGTGCGAGGTTAAAATGCTGGAAAAGAGGGGGGCATGGGAGTCAAACCTTTTTAGAGGTTGTTCAAAATTCCTGTAACCCGGGGTTTGTAGAATTAGGTGATCGATTAGGAAAAGACAAGCTATTTAAATATATAAAGGATTTTGGCTTTGGACAAAAGACTGGAATTGATTTGCAAGGGGAAGGAACGGGTATTTTGTTTAACTTGAACCGAGTGGGTCCTGTTGAACAAGCCACAACCGCCTTTGGTCAGGGTGTTTCGGTAACGCCCATCCAGCAGGTAACAGCCGTTTCAGCAGCCGTTAATGGCGGGATTCTTTACAAGCCGTTCATCGCAAAGGAGTTAATTGATCCAGTTACAAACGAAGTAGTGATGAGAAATACTCCGGTAGAAAAAAGACGAGTGATTACTGAAGAAACATCAAAGGAGATCCGCAATGCTCTGGAAAGCGTTGTGGCGCAAGGAACAGGCGGCAAAGCATTTGTTGAGGGATATCGTGTTGGCGGTAAAACAGGAACGGCACAAAAGGCACAAGGGGGTAGATACTTAGAAAATAACTATATTGTTTCTTTTGTAGGTTTCGCACCCGCTGATGATCCCCAGATTGTTGTTTATGTGGCAGTGGATAATCCCAAAGGTGTTACCGCCTTTGGGGGAACCATTAGCGCTCCAATTGTCGGTAATATAATGAAGGATGGCCTAAGTGCGATGGGGATAGAACCTAGAAAGGATCAAATTGAAAAGGAAATCAAGTGGCCAGATACCCCACTATTAACATTGCCAGACTTTGTAGGATTGACAAAAAGCGAACTTCAAGAGCAAATGATCAATTTGAAAGTTGATGCGAGTGGTGAAGGAGATGTCGTTGTAAAACAATCACCTGAACCGGGAACAAAGGTTAAGGAAGGCTCAAAAGTACGGCTTTATTTCGGTAATGGGGAATAG
- the ftsL gene encoding cell division protein FtsL: MSNLARKYLEQQQAEQKVQNKGQVKLKKSWLTPGEKVIGVVFAGMVCFGAVHLVSNQSKIYQVNKDIQLVEEKVSNQKKVNSDLQVQVNELSSYDRIFKKAEEMGLFRDENNVKVVQKK, encoded by the coding sequence TTGAGTAATCTTGCCAGGAAATATTTAGAACAGCAACAAGCAGAACAAAAAGTGCAAAATAAAGGTCAAGTGAAATTAAAGAAATCCTGGCTTACTCCAGGGGAAAAAGTAATAGGCGTCGTATTCGCCGGAATGGTATGTTTTGGGGCAGTCCACCTTGTTTCAAACCAATCAAAAATTTACCAGGTTAACAAGGACATTCAATTGGTGGAAGAAAAAGTCTCAAATCAAAAAAAGGTTAATAGTGATTTACAGGTGCAAGTAAACGAATTAAGTTCCTATGATCGAATTTTTAAAAAGGCAGAGGAAATGGGTCTTTTTAGAGATGAAAATAACGTCAAGGTTGTGCAGAAAAAATGA